The proteins below come from a single Oncorhynchus keta strain PuntledgeMale-10-30-2019 chromosome 32, Oket_V2, whole genome shotgun sequence genomic window:
- the LOC118372893 gene encoding TBC1 domain family member 10A-like isoform X1, with protein MPLEGPTQAHSEQEVQGVTQQTTSPSSCLNLTPNLYPSVHVTVNTNPATDYAQPQSMVESPPPPAPTYTPPPPAPTYTPPPPDSTQAAAAPEAQNRQPPEESQNPPTLDTPSLSPIPETSSQSPRRAELPNTPSRAGHTSPPVIQEPLSLPYPRAPAPDTLSYLESASMMSGTLESLSGLGEDGSSIGSDSEINGLAVRRTDKYGFLGGTQYSEGRWACDKDIRVDVARQRELKWLDMFNNWDKWVSRRFQKVKLRCRKGIPSSLRAKAWQLLSNSKELLDSNPGKFEELEREQGDPKWLDIIEKDLHRQFPFHEMFAARGGHGQQDLYRVLKAYTVYRPEEGYCQAQAPVAAVLLMHMPAEHAFWCLVQICETYLPGYYSAGLEAIQLDGEIFFSLLRRVCPMAYRHLKKFKIDPILYMTEWFMCVFSRTLPWSCVLRVWDMFFCEGVKIVFRVGLVLLKQMLGSVDKLREVQGMYETMERLRNIPPESVREDLLVQEVVSLAVTEALIERECSIQVRKWRESRGELTHQPVRRLHGTRDIHEHKRRASAISSGGSFSFLGSIPPPGPLRASSSLLSLPGFRKSKTPFRSQKMGSFSGASGMEAMQRQNPSAAASSPPRGPAHKPPMSSGSVARAPASQSPLVGSGPGPSSGPAQTSAQSQPGASAPVHHTPPNTLSPKVTSEQITPTIPSPTANNTPLPPFPDGGRGGGAAAATGGEDDRKTKRSKEDKKKEKEEEKRKEKEKKKDKADKESQKKEKERAEKEKKKEKGGKKKDRGGGEAEEKNGATAPRDSA; from the exons ATGCCCTTAGAGGGCCCTACACAGGCCCACAGTGAGCAAGAGGTACAGGGGGTAACACAGCAGACTACCAGCCCCTCCTCCTGTCTTAATCTCACCCCTAATCTCTACCCCAGTGTTCATGTCACTGTGAACACTAATCCTGCTACTGATTATGCTCAGCCTCAGTCTATGGTggaatctccccctcctcctgcccccacttacactccccctcctcctgcccccaCTTACACTCCCCCTCCTCCAGACTCCACCCAAGCAGCTGCAGCCCCTGAAGCACAAAATCGTCAGCCACCAGAAGAAAGCCAAAACCCTCCCACACTGGACACCCCCAGCCTGTCTCCCATACCTGAGACCTCAAGCCAATCTCCCAGAAGGGCAGAGCTACCCAACACCCCCTCCAGAGCAGGGCACACCAGCCCCCCAGTGATCCAGgaacctctctccctgccctacCCCAGAGCCCCAGCCCCAGACACCCTCAGCTACTTGGAGTCAGCCAGCATGATGTCAGGGACCCTGGAGTCTCTGTCTGGCCTGGGGGAGGATGGAAGCTCCATCGGGTCAGACTCAGAGATCAACGGCCTGGCTGTCAGGCGCACTGACAAATATGGCTTCCTCGGCGGGACCCAGTACAGCGAGGGCAGGTGGGCATG TGATAAGGACATCAGAGTTGATGTAGCACGGCAGAGAGAGCTGAAATGGCTGGACATGTTCAACAATTGGGACAAATGGGTCTCAAGACGCTTCCAAAAG gtgaaGTTGCGCTGTAGGAAGGGGATCCCCTCTTCTCTCAGGGCTAAAGCCTGGCAGCTGCTCTCCAACAGCAAGGAGCTCCTGGACTCCAACCCCGGCAAGTTTGAG GAGTtggagagggagcagggagaccCTAAATGGTTGGACATTATAGAGAAGGACCTGCATAGACAGTTCCCCTTCCATGAGATGTTTGCTGCTCGCGGTGGACACGG GCAGCAGGATCTGTACCGGGTACTGAAAGCCTACACAGTGTACAGACCTGAAGAGGGATACTGCCAGGCCCAGGCCCCGGTGGCTGCTGTCCTGCTCATGCACATGCCTGCAGAG CATGCCTTCTGGTGTCTGGTGCAGATCTGTGAGACGTACCTGCCTGGATATTATAGTGCTGGATTG GAAGCAATCCAGTTGGATGGAGAGATCTTCTTCTCTCTGCTACGTCGTGTCTGTCCCATGGCCTACCGTCACCTGAAGAAGTTTAAGATAGACCCCATTCTCTACATGACCGAGTGGTTCATGTGTGTCTTCTCACGCACCCTGCCGTGGTCCTGTGTGCTACGTGTGTGGGACATGTTCTTCTGTgagg GAGTGAAGATAGTGTTCCGTGTGGGCCTGGTGCTGCTCAAGCAGATGCTTGGCTCGGTAGATAAACTGCGGGAGGTCCAGGGCATGTACGAAACCATGGAGCGCCTCCGGAACATCCCACCTGAGTCTGTCAGAGAGGACCTATTGGTGCAGGag gtggtgTCCCTGGCAGTGACCGAGGCTCTGATCGAGAGGGAGTGCAGTATTCAGGTAAGGAAGTGGAGGGAGTCCAGGGGCGAACTGACCCACCAGCCTGTCCGAAGGCTCCACGGGACACGGGACATCCACGAGCACAAGCGTCGGGCCTCCGCCATCAGCTCCGGGGGTAGCTTCTCCTTCCTGGGGTCCATCCCCCCTCCAGGGCCCCTCAGGGCCTCCTCCAGCCTGCTCTCCCTCCCCGGCTTCCGCAAGTCCAAAACCCCCTTTCGTTCTCAGAAGATGGGCTCCTTCTCTGGGGCCTCTGGGATGGAGGCCATGCAGCGACAGAACCCCTCAGCGGCAGCTTCAAGCCCACCCAGAGGCCCTGCCCACAAACCACCCATGTCTAGTGGCTCTGTAGCTAGGGCGCCTGCCTCTCAGAGTCCTTTGGTTGGGTCTGGTCCAGGCCCCTCTTCTGGCCCAGCCCAGACCTCAGCACAGAGCCAGCCTGGTGCATCAGCCCCAGTACACCATACACCACCAAACACCCTCTCCCCCAAAGTTACTTCTGAGCAGATCACACCCACCATCCCATCACCCACCGCTAACAACACGCCTCTGCCCCCGTTcccagacggagggagaggaggaggcgcAGCAGCAGCTAcaggaggagaggatgacaggaagACGAAGAGGAGCAAGGAAGAcaagaagaaagagaaggaggaggagaagaggaaagagaaggagaagaagaaggacaaAGCAGACAAGGAGAGccagaagaaggagaaggagcgggcagagaaggagaagaaaaagGAGAAGGGGGGGAAGAAaaaggacagagggggaggagaggcagaggagaagaatGGAGCCACAGCACCAAGAGATTCTGCCTAG
- the LOC118372893 gene encoding TBC1 domain family member 10A-like isoform X2, translated as MPLEGPTQAHSEQEVQGVTQQTTSPSSCLNLTPNLYPSVHVTVNTNPATDYAQPQSMVESPPPPAPTYTPPPPAPTYTPPPPDSTQAAAAPEAQNRQPPEESQNPPTLDTPSLSPIPETSSQSPRRAELPNTPSRAGHTSPPVIQEPLSLPYPRAPAPDTLSYLESASMMSGTLESLSGLGEDGSSIGSDSEINGLAVRRTDKYGFLGGTQYSEGSDKDIRVDVARQRELKWLDMFNNWDKWVSRRFQKVKLRCRKGIPSSLRAKAWQLLSNSKELLDSNPGKFEELEREQGDPKWLDIIEKDLHRQFPFHEMFAARGGHGQQDLYRVLKAYTVYRPEEGYCQAQAPVAAVLLMHMPAEHAFWCLVQICETYLPGYYSAGLEAIQLDGEIFFSLLRRVCPMAYRHLKKFKIDPILYMTEWFMCVFSRTLPWSCVLRVWDMFFCEGVKIVFRVGLVLLKQMLGSVDKLREVQGMYETMERLRNIPPESVREDLLVQEVVSLAVTEALIERECSIQVRKWRESRGELTHQPVRRLHGTRDIHEHKRRASAISSGGSFSFLGSIPPPGPLRASSSLLSLPGFRKSKTPFRSQKMGSFSGASGMEAMQRQNPSAAASSPPRGPAHKPPMSSGSVARAPASQSPLVGSGPGPSSGPAQTSAQSQPGASAPVHHTPPNTLSPKVTSEQITPTIPSPTANNTPLPPFPDGGRGGGAAAATGGEDDRKTKRSKEDKKKEKEEEKRKEKEKKKDKADKESQKKEKERAEKEKKKEKGGKKKDRGGGEAEEKNGATAPRDSA; from the exons ATGCCCTTAGAGGGCCCTACACAGGCCCACAGTGAGCAAGAGGTACAGGGGGTAACACAGCAGACTACCAGCCCCTCCTCCTGTCTTAATCTCACCCCTAATCTCTACCCCAGTGTTCATGTCACTGTGAACACTAATCCTGCTACTGATTATGCTCAGCCTCAGTCTATGGTggaatctccccctcctcctgcccccacttacactccccctcctcctgcccccaCTTACACTCCCCCTCCTCCAGACTCCACCCAAGCAGCTGCAGCCCCTGAAGCACAAAATCGTCAGCCACCAGAAGAAAGCCAAAACCCTCCCACACTGGACACCCCCAGCCTGTCTCCCATACCTGAGACCTCAAGCCAATCTCCCAGAAGGGCAGAGCTACCCAACACCCCCTCCAGAGCAGGGCACACCAGCCCCCCAGTGATCCAGgaacctctctccctgccctacCCCAGAGCCCCAGCCCCAGACACCCTCAGCTACTTGGAGTCAGCCAGCATGATGTCAGGGACCCTGGAGTCTCTGTCTGGCCTGGGGGAGGATGGAAGCTCCATCGGGTCAGACTCAGAGATCAACGGCCTGGCTGTCAGGCGCACTGACAAATATGGCTTCCTCGGCGGGACCCAGTACAGCGAGGGCAG TGATAAGGACATCAGAGTTGATGTAGCACGGCAGAGAGAGCTGAAATGGCTGGACATGTTCAACAATTGGGACAAATGGGTCTCAAGACGCTTCCAAAAG gtgaaGTTGCGCTGTAGGAAGGGGATCCCCTCTTCTCTCAGGGCTAAAGCCTGGCAGCTGCTCTCCAACAGCAAGGAGCTCCTGGACTCCAACCCCGGCAAGTTTGAG GAGTtggagagggagcagggagaccCTAAATGGTTGGACATTATAGAGAAGGACCTGCATAGACAGTTCCCCTTCCATGAGATGTTTGCTGCTCGCGGTGGACACGG GCAGCAGGATCTGTACCGGGTACTGAAAGCCTACACAGTGTACAGACCTGAAGAGGGATACTGCCAGGCCCAGGCCCCGGTGGCTGCTGTCCTGCTCATGCACATGCCTGCAGAG CATGCCTTCTGGTGTCTGGTGCAGATCTGTGAGACGTACCTGCCTGGATATTATAGTGCTGGATTG GAAGCAATCCAGTTGGATGGAGAGATCTTCTTCTCTCTGCTACGTCGTGTCTGTCCCATGGCCTACCGTCACCTGAAGAAGTTTAAGATAGACCCCATTCTCTACATGACCGAGTGGTTCATGTGTGTCTTCTCACGCACCCTGCCGTGGTCCTGTGTGCTACGTGTGTGGGACATGTTCTTCTGTgagg GAGTGAAGATAGTGTTCCGTGTGGGCCTGGTGCTGCTCAAGCAGATGCTTGGCTCGGTAGATAAACTGCGGGAGGTCCAGGGCATGTACGAAACCATGGAGCGCCTCCGGAACATCCCACCTGAGTCTGTCAGAGAGGACCTATTGGTGCAGGag gtggtgTCCCTGGCAGTGACCGAGGCTCTGATCGAGAGGGAGTGCAGTATTCAGGTAAGGAAGTGGAGGGAGTCCAGGGGCGAACTGACCCACCAGCCTGTCCGAAGGCTCCACGGGACACGGGACATCCACGAGCACAAGCGTCGGGCCTCCGCCATCAGCTCCGGGGGTAGCTTCTCCTTCCTGGGGTCCATCCCCCCTCCAGGGCCCCTCAGGGCCTCCTCCAGCCTGCTCTCCCTCCCCGGCTTCCGCAAGTCCAAAACCCCCTTTCGTTCTCAGAAGATGGGCTCCTTCTCTGGGGCCTCTGGGATGGAGGCCATGCAGCGACAGAACCCCTCAGCGGCAGCTTCAAGCCCACCCAGAGGCCCTGCCCACAAACCACCCATGTCTAGTGGCTCTGTAGCTAGGGCGCCTGCCTCTCAGAGTCCTTTGGTTGGGTCTGGTCCAGGCCCCTCTTCTGGCCCAGCCCAGACCTCAGCACAGAGCCAGCCTGGTGCATCAGCCCCAGTACACCATACACCACCAAACACCCTCTCCCCCAAAGTTACTTCTGAGCAGATCACACCCACCATCCCATCACCCACCGCTAACAACACGCCTCTGCCCCCGTTcccagacggagggagaggaggaggcgcAGCAGCAGCTAcaggaggagaggatgacaggaagACGAAGAGGAGCAAGGAAGAcaagaagaaagagaaggaggaggagaagaggaaagagaaggagaagaagaaggacaaAGCAGACAAGGAGAGccagaagaaggagaaggagcgggcagagaaggagaagaaaaagGAGAAGGGGGGGAAGAAaaaggacagagggggaggagaggcagaggagaagaatGGAGCCACAGCACCAAGAGATTCTGCCTAG
- the LOC118372892 gene encoding myosin regulatory light chain 2, skeletal muscle-like: MAPKKAKRRGAAAEGGSSNVFSMFEQSQIQEYKEAFTIIDQNRDGIISKDDLRDVLASMGQLNVKNEELEAMVKEASGPINFTVFLTMFGEKLKGADPEDVIVSAFKVLDPDATGFIKQEFLQELLTTQCDRFSAEEMKNLWAAFPPDVAGNVDYKQICYVITHGEEKEE; the protein is encoded by the exons ATG GCACCCAAGAAGGCTAAGAGGAGGGGAGCAGCAGCAGAGGGCGGTTCCTCCAACGTGTTCTCCATGTTTGAGCAGAGCCAGATCCAGGAGTACAAGGAG GCTTTCACAATCATTGACCAGAACAGAGACGGTATCATCAGCAAGGATGACTTGAGGGACGTGCTGGCCTCAATGG GCCAGTTGAATGTGAAGAATGAGGAGCTGGAAGCTATGGTCAAGGAGGCCAGCGGGCCCATCAACTTCACCGTCTTCCTCACCATGTTCGGAGAGAAGCTCAAGG GGGCTGATCCCGAGGATGTCATCGTTAGTGCTTTCAAGGTCCTGGACCCCGATGCTACCGGTTTCATCAAGCAGGAATT ccttcAGGAACTCCTGACCACTCAGTGCGACAGGTTCTCTGCAGAGGAG aTGAAGAACCTGTGGGCTGCCTTCCCCCCAGATGTGGCCGGCAACGTAGACTACAAGCAAATCTGCTACGTCATCACACacggagaggagaaggaggagtaa